A part of Rattus norvegicus strain BN/NHsdMcwi chromosome 4, GRCr8, whole genome shotgun sequence genomic DNA contains:
- the Doxl2 gene encoding diamine oxidase-like protein 2 precursor has translation MGLAQRSWALGCTAIMSVLQMAMAGNPNWMLNGKAQVLADLSAQEIQAVHSFLMSRTELDLQPSDTRALDKNSVLLIETLLPKKKDVLEFLNKETKAPVREARVIVFFSAQEHPNVTEFAVGPLPQPIYMRELSPRPAKHRSWASRPMCKAEQSLLYHKVKEATTPLRELFLHTTGFSLEDCNGQCLTFTHVAPHSVESRHRATWFLLQRIVKEHLLQPTGLEILVDHGSTDVRDWRVVQVWYNGKQYNSPEELAQKYADGEVDTMVLKDLLPKNTELPPIFNKPGGKFPTPLRKSGPHVEQANGSRYSLEGNTVIYKDWSFSFQLRPSSGLHILNVHFRNEYIAYEISVQDAVAVHREKTPAGELTKTMDLGWGLGSVTRELAPGINCPETATFLDVIHYYDTDGPVRYPRALCIFEIPTGMPVRPTFNHFAGKINFFSDVMGHKLVLRATSALYNFDYIWDFIFYSSGMISAKVHATGYVHTTIYTREGLGETHLLTHQLGHSHTHLVHYRVDLDVAGINNSFHTLQTRQKNTTNSSSPRRLVQDIMEKTQYSQERQATFSFGHTLPSFLLFSSPKKDIWGYRRSYRLKIYSTSEQSLTPETQEDLAFSWARYSLAVSKYSDSERYSTSIYNQNHPWDPPVVFEDFLQNNENIDDQDLVAWVTVGFSHGPHSEAVPYMASSRNFVGFLLLPFNFFYITEKNLSTSAADVADTGFLEAGSA, from the exons ATGGGGTTGGCACAAAGGAGCTGGGCACTGGGCTGCACGGCCATCATGTCAGTTCTACAGATGGCCATGGCAGGGAACCCCAACTGGATGCTGAACGGCAAGGCCCAGGTGTTGGCAGACCTGAGCGCCCAGGAGATCCAGGCCGTGCACAGCTTCCTGATGAGCAGGACAGAGCTGGATCTGCAGCCATCAGACACACGGGCTTTAGACAAGAATTCTGTGCTCCTCATTGAGACACTACTgcccaagaagaaggatgtcCTAGAGTTTCTGAATAAAGAAACCAAAGCTCCTGTGCGGGAAGCCCGTGTCATCGTTTTCTTTAGTGCCCAGGAGCACCCTAATGTCACTGAGTTTGCTGTAGGGCCCCTGCCACAGCCCATCTACATGAGAGAACTTTCCCCTAGGCCTGCGAAACATCGATCCTGGGCATCCAGACCCATGTGCAAAGCAGAGCAAAGCCTTCTCTACCACAAAGTCAAGGAGGCCACCACACCCTTACGGGAGCTTTTCCTTCATACCACCGGCTTCTCATTGGAAGACTGCAATGGCCAGTGTCTGACCTTCACCCATGTGGCCCCCCACAGTGTGGAGTCCAGACATCGGGCCACCTGGTTTCTCTTGCAGCGCATAGTAAAAGAACACCTGCTGCAGCCCACAGGCCTGGAGATCCTTGTGGATCATGGGAGCACAGATGTCCGGGACTGGAGAGTAGTGCAGGTCTGGTATAATGGGAAGCAGTACAACAGCCCAGAGGAACTCGCTCAGAAATATGCAGACGGAGAAGTAGATACCATGGTCCTCAAGGACCTGCTGCCCAAGAACACAGAACTGCCACCAATCTTTAACAAGCCCGGTGGGAAATTCCCAACCCCCCTCAGAAAATCTGGCCCCCACGTGGAACAAGCCAATGGTTCCAGATACAGCCTAGAGGGTAACACTGTGATCTACAAAGACTGGAGTTTCTCCTTCCAGCTTCGACCCTCTTCTGGGCTGCACATATTGAATGTACACTTCAGGAATGAGTATATAGCCTATGAGATCAGTGTGCAGGATGCTGTGGCTGTGCATAGAGAAAAAACACCTGCAGGAGAACTGACCAAGACCATGGACCTAGGCTGGGGCCTGGGCAGTGTGACTCGTGAGTTAGCCCCTGGCATCAACTGTCCAGAGACAGCCACCTTCCTAGACGTCATCCACTACTATGACACTGATGGGCCTGTCCGTTATCCACGAGCCCTCTGCATCTTTGAGATACCCACAGGGATGCCTGTTAGGCCCACCTTTAACCATTTTGCAGGCAAAATCAACTTCTTTTCAGATGTAATGGGACACAAGCTGGTGCTACGGGCAACTTCAGCACTCTACAATTTTGACTACATCTGGGACTTCATCTTCTATTCTTCTGGCATGATCTCAGCCAAGGTGCATGCCACAGGTTACGTTCACACCACCATCTATACCCGTGAAGGACTGGGAGAAACTCACCTGCTGACTCACCAACTTGGCCACAGCCACACCCACCTTGTGCATTACCGTGTCGATCTGGATGTGGCAG GCATCAACAACAGCTTCCACACACTGCAAACCAGGCAGAAAAACACCACCAACTCCAGCAGCCCAAGACGCCTGGTACAGGACATAATGGAAAAGACACAGTATTCCCAGGAGCGTCAGGCCACCTTCTCCTTTGGACACACCCTGCCTTCATTCCTGCTCTTTAGCAGCCCCAAGAAGGACATCTGGGGATACCGGCGCAGCTACCGCTTAAAGATCTACTCCACATCTGAGCAGAGTCTGACCCCTGAAACCCAAGAGGACTTGGCTTTCAGCTGGGCCCG GTATTCCCTGGCAGTGAGCAAATACTCGGATTCTGAACGGTACAGCACCAGCATCTACAACCAGAATCACCCCTGGGATCCCCCTGTGGTCTTTGAGGATTTCCTTCAGAACAATGAGAATATTGACGATCAG gatttggtaGCCTGGGTGACAGTGGGCTTCTCTCATGGGCCCCACTCTGAAGCTGTTCCATATATGGCCTCATCTAGGAACTTTGTAGGCTTTTTGCTCCTGCCTTTCAACTTCTTCTATATCACTGAAAAAAACCTAAGTACAAGTGCCGCAGACGTGGCAGACACTGGATTCCTGGAGGCAGGCTCTGCCTGA
- the Svs1 gene encoding seminal vesicle secretory protein 1 precursor — protein MSLVGRILTLGWMTAILVVQMSVAEHSRWALNTRPRVLWDLSAEELECVHNFLMSRKELELQPSTVLTLAKNSVFLIEMLMPKKYEVLDFLDKGAMPPLREARVLIYFGAQEYPNVTEYAVGPVDQPMYMRKLNRKGGQELSWVSRPMSKVESALLFHTLKTATKPLQEFFFDTTGFTLQDCNGGCLTFTNVGPRDMTFRNRHSWFLLQRFMNGHFLQPTGLEILVDHGSTDVQDWRVVQIWYNGKFYSSPEELAQKYADGEVDIVVLEDPLPKTSEQFPQFSTYKPHAEFLMPISKGGPRVVQPYPEFPMPIRKGGPRVAQPYPEFSMPISKGGPRVPQPYSEFSTPIRKGGPRVPQPYSEFPTPIRKGGPQVAQPYPEFSIPISKGGPRVPQPYSEFPTPIRKGGPRVPQPYSEFPTPIRKGGPRVPQPYSEFPTPIRKGGPQVTHPYSEFPTPISKGGPQVAQPYPKFPRPISKGGPQVAQLYPKFPTPIRKGGPQVAQSSVPRYRLKHNTVLYGDWSFFFKLQSSYGLQLFNVHFRGERIAYEVGVQEVMALYKGHKAGGRETKYVDVGWGLGGITHQLTPGIDCPHKATFLDAIHYYDSDGPVLSRQALCIFEVPVGVPLRHYFNSNFRSSFSSYARLGGPMLVLRTASTIHNHDYIWDFIFHSNGIMEGKMYATGYVHATFYTSEGMLYHSRLHTHLLGNVHSHLAHYRIDLDVAGTKNSFQTLKMRLENITDPWSQRSQQVKPIFDKTQYSQERQAAFHFRQTLPKYLLFSNTGKSVLGRSHSYLLHVPSMAEQMLPPGWQNSPAFLWPRYQLAVTKYQESERFHSSLYNQNHHWAYPMVFENFIHNNENIEDEDLVAWVTVGLSNNLHSEIAPSTATLGNAAGFLLQPFDLYNNFQRYTASPTRAQCVC, from the exons ATGAGCCTGGTAGGAAGGATCTTGACTCTGGGCTGGATGACTGCCATCTTGGTGGTGCAGATGTCTGTGGCAGAGCACTCCAGGTGGGCACTGAATACCAGGCCCCGGGTGTTGTGGGACTTGAGTGCTGAGGAGCTGGAGTGCGTGCACAACTTCCTGATGAGCAGGAAGGAGCTGGAACTGCAGCCATCCACGGTACTGACTTTGGCCAAGAACTCTGTGTTCCTCATTGAGATGCTGATGCCCAAGAAGTATGAGGTGCTGGATTTCCTAGATAAAGGAGCCATGCCTCCTTTACGGGAAGCCCGTGTCCTGATCTATTTTGGTGCCCAGGAGTACCCCAATGTCACCGAGTATGCTGTGGGGCCCGTTGATCAACCCATGTACATGCGAAAACTGAACCGCAAGGGTGGCCAGGAGCTGTCATGGGTATCTAGGCCCATGTCCAAAGTAGAGTCTGCCCTTCTCTTCCATACTCTGAAGACAGCCACCAAGCCCTTACAAGAGTTTTTCTTTGATACCACTGGCTTCACACTGCAGGACTGCAACGGCGGCTGCCTGACCTTTACCAATGTTGGACCTCGCGATATGACATTCAGAAACCGCCATAGCTGGTTTCTTTTGCAACGCTTTATGAATGGCCACTTCCTGCAGCCCACGGGGCTGGAGATCCTCGTGGATCATGGGAGCACAGATGTCCAGGACTGGAGAGTAGTGCAGATCTGGTATAATGGCAAGTTCTACAGCAGCCCTGAGGAACTGGCTCAGAAATACGCAGATGGAGAAGTGGACATAGTGGTCCTCGAGGACCCACTGCCCAAGACTTCAGAACAGTTTCCACAGTTCTCCACCTACAAGCCCCATGCTGAATTCCTCATGCCTATCAGCAAGGGTGGCCCTCGAGTGGTCCAGCCCTATCCTGAATTCCCTATGCCCATCAGGAAGGGTGGTCCTCGAGTGGCCCAGCCTTATCCTGAATTCTCCATGCCCATCAGCAAGGGTGGCCCTCGAGTACCCCAGCCCTATTCTGAATTCTCTACACCCATCAGGAAGGGTGGCCCTCGAGTACCCCAGCCCTATTCTGAATTCCCTACACCCATCAGGAAGGGTGGTCCTCAAGTGGCCCAGCCCTATCCTGAATTCTCCATACCCATCAGCAAGGGTGGCCCTCGAGTACCCCAGCCCTATTCTGAATTCCCTACACCCATCAGGAAGGGTGGCCCTCGAGTACCCCAGCCCTATTCTGAATTCCCCACACCCATCAGGAAGGGTGGCCCTCGAGTACCCCAGCCCTATTCTGAATTCCCTACACCCATCAGGAAGGGTGGTCCTCAAGTGACCCATCCCTATTCTGAATTCCCCACTCCCATCAGCAAGGGTGGCCCTCAAGTGGCCCAGCCCTATCCTAAATTTCCCAGGCCCATCAGCAAGGGTGGCCCTCAAGTGGCCCAGCTCTATCCTAAATTCCCCACGCCCATCAGGAAGGGTGGGCCTCAAGTGGCCCAGTCCAGTGTTCCCCGCTACAGGCTAAAACATAACACTGTGCTCTACGGAGACTGGAGCTTCTTCTTCAAGCTGCAGTCTTCCTATGGGCTTCAGCTCTTTAATGTACACTTCAGAGGCGAACGTATCGCCTATGAGGTTGGTGTGCAAGAGGTTATGGCACTGTATAAAGGACAcaaagctggaggcagggagaccAAGTACGTGGATGTGGGCTGGGGCCTAGGAGGTATCACTCACCAGCTAACTCCTGGCATTGATTGTCCCCACAAAGCCACCTTCCTGGATGCCATCCACTACTATGACAGCGACGGTCCTGTCCTCTCTCGGCAAGCCCTCTGTATCTTTGAAGTGCCCGTGGGGGTTCCCCTTAGGCACTACTTTAACTCCAACTTTAGAAGTAGCTTCAGTTCCTACGCCAGGCTGGGTGGACCCATGCTGGTTCTGAGGACAGCATCGACGATCCACAATCACGATTACATCTGGGACTTCATCTTCCACTCCAATGGCATAATGGAGGGCAAGATGTATGCTACCGGGTATGTTCATGCCACTTTCTACACCTCAGAAGGGATGCTCTACCACAGTCGCCTGCACACCCACCTACTCGGCAACGTCCACTCCCACCTCGCGCATTATCGCATTGACCTGGATGTGGCAG GTACAAAGAACAGCTTCCAGACCCTGAAGATGAGATTGGAAAACATCACCGACCCCTGGAGCCAGAGAAGCCAGCAGGTCAAGCCCATCTTCGACAAGACCCAGTACTCCCAGGAGCGCCAGGCTGCCTTCCACTTCAGGCAGACTCTGCCCAAGTACCTGCTTTTTAGCAACACTGGAAAAAGTGTGTTGGGTCGCAGCCACAGCTACCTCCTGCATGTCCCCTCCATGGCTGAGCAAATGCTGCCCCCGGGCTGGCAGAACTCACCAGCTTTCTTGTGGCCCAG GTACCAGCTGGCAGTGACTAAGTACCAGGAGTCTGAACGGTTCCACAGTAGCCTTTACAACCAGAACCATCACTGGGCTTACCCTATGGTCTTTGAGAACTTCattcacaacaatgaaaacatCGAAGATGAG GACTTGGTGGCCTGGGTGACAGTCGGCCTCTCAAACAACCTCCATTCTGAGATTGCCCCCAGCACGGCTACGCTGGGGAACGCTGCAGGATTCTTGCTCCAGCCATTTGATTTGTACAACAACTTCCAGAGATATACAG CCTCTCCGACTCGTGCCCAGTGTGTGTGCTGA
- the Svs1 gene encoding seminal vesicle secretory protein 1 isoform X1: protein MSLVGRILTLGWMTAILVVQMSVAEHSRWALNTRPRVLWDLSAEELECVHNFLMSRKELELQPSTVLTLAKNSVFLIEMLMPKKYEVLDFLDKGAMPPLREARVLIYFGAQEYPNVTEYAVGPVDQPMYMRKLNRKGGQELSWVSRPMSKVESALLFHTLKTATKPLQEFFFDTTGFTLQDCNGGCLTFTNVGPRDMTFRNRHSWFLLQRFMNGHFLQPTGLEILVDHGSTDVQDWRVVQIWYNGKFYSSPEELAQKYADGEVDIVVLEDPLPKTSEQFPQFSTYKPHAEFLMPISKGGPRVVQPYPEFPMPIRKGGPRVAQPYPEFSMPISKGGPRGGPRVPQPYSEFPTPIRKGGPQVTHPYSEFPTPISKGGPQVAQPYPKFPRPISKGGPQVAQLYPKFPTPIRKGGPQVAQSSVPRYRLKHNTVLYGDWSFFFKLQSSYGLQLFNVHFRGERIAYEVGVQEVMALYKGHKAGGRETKYVDVGWGLGGITHQLTPGIDCPHKATFLDAIHYYDSDGPVLSRQALCIFEVPVGVPLRHYFNSNFRSSFSSYARLGGPMLVLRTASTIHNHDYIWDFIFHSNGIMEGKMYATGYVHATFYTSEGMLYHSRLHTHLLGNVHSHLAHYRIDLDVAGTKNSFQTLKMRLENITDPWSQRSQQVKPIFDKTQYSQERQAAFHFRQTLPKYLLFSNTGKSVLGRSHSYLLHVPSMAEQMLPPGWQNSPAFLWPRYQLAVTKYQESERFHSSLYNQNHHWAYPMVFENFIHNNENIEDEDLVAWVTVGLSNNLHSEIAPSTATLGNAAGFLLQPFDLYNNFQRYTASPTRAQCVC, encoded by the exons ATGAGCCTGGTAGGAAGGATCTTGACTCTGGGCTGGATGACTGCCATCTTGGTGGTGCAGATGTCTGTGGCAGAGCACTCCAGGTGGGCACTGAATACCAGGCCCCGGGTGTTGTGGGACTTGAGTGCTGAGGAGCTGGAGTGCGTGCACAACTTCCTGATGAGCAGGAAGGAGCTGGAACTGCAGCCATCCACGGTACTGACTTTGGCCAAGAACTCTGTGTTCCTCATTGAGATGCTGATGCCCAAGAAGTATGAGGTGCTGGATTTCCTAGATAAAGGAGCCATGCCTCCTTTACGGGAAGCCCGTGTCCTGATCTATTTTGGTGCCCAGGAGTACCCCAATGTCACCGAGTATGCTGTGGGGCCCGTTGATCAACCCATGTACATGCGAAAACTGAACCGCAAGGGTGGCCAGGAGCTGTCATGGGTATCTAGGCCCATGTCCAAAGTAGAGTCTGCCCTTCTCTTCCATACTCTGAAGACAGCCACCAAGCCCTTACAAGAGTTTTTCTTTGATACCACTGGCTTCACACTGCAGGACTGCAACGGCGGCTGCCTGACCTTTACCAATGTTGGACCTCGCGATATGACATTCAGAAACCGCCATAGCTGGTTTCTTTTGCAACGCTTTATGAATGGCCACTTCCTGCAGCCCACGGGGCTGGAGATCCTCGTGGATCATGGGAGCACAGATGTCCAGGACTGGAGAGTAGTGCAGATCTGGTATAATGGCAAGTTCTACAGCAGCCCTGAGGAACTGGCTCAGAAATACGCAGATGGAGAAGTGGACATAGTGGTCCTCGAGGACCCACTGCCCAAGACTTCAGAACAGTTTCCACAGTTCTCCACCTACAAGCCCCATGCTGAATTCCTCATGCCTATCAGCAAGGGTGGCCCTCGAGTGGTCCAGCCCTATCCTGAATTCCCTATGCCCATCAGGAAGGGTGGTCCTCGAGTGGCCCAGCCTTATCCTGAATTCTCCATGCCCATCAGCAAGGGTGGCCCTCGA GGTGGCCCTCGAGTACCCCAGCCCTATTCTGAATTCCCTACACCCATCAGGAAGGGTGGTCCTCAAGTGACCCATCCCTATTCTGAATTCCCCACTCCCATCAGCAAGGGTGGCCCTCAAGTGGCCCAGCCCTATCCTAAATTTCCCAGGCCCATCAGCAAGGGTGGCCCTCAAGTGGCCCAGCTCTATCCTAAATTCCCCACGCCCATCAGGAAGGGTGGGCCTCAAGTGGCCCAGTCCAGTGTTCCCCGCTACAGGCTAAAACATAACACTGTGCTCTACGGAGACTGGAGCTTCTTCTTCAAGCTGCAGTCTTCCTATGGGCTTCAGCTCTTTAATGTACACTTCAGAGGCGAACGTATCGCCTATGAGGTTGGTGTGCAAGAGGTTATGGCACTGTATAAAGGACAcaaagctggaggcagggagaccAAGTACGTGGATGTGGGCTGGGGCCTAGGAGGTATCACTCACCAGCTAACTCCTGGCATTGATTGTCCCCACAAAGCCACCTTCCTGGATGCCATCCACTACTATGACAGCGACGGTCCTGTCCTCTCTCGGCAAGCCCTCTGTATCTTTGAAGTGCCCGTGGGGGTTCCCCTTAGGCACTACTTTAACTCCAACTTTAGAAGTAGCTTCAGTTCCTACGCCAGGCTGGGTGGACCCATGCTGGTTCTGAGGACAGCATCGACGATCCACAATCACGATTACATCTGGGACTTCATCTTCCACTCCAATGGCATAATGGAGGGCAAGATGTATGCTACCGGGTATGTTCATGCCACTTTCTACACCTCAGAAGGGATGCTCTACCACAGTCGCCTGCACACCCACCTACTCGGCAACGTCCACTCCCACCTCGCGCATTATCGCATTGACCTGGATGTGGCAG GTACAAAGAACAGCTTCCAGACCCTGAAGATGAGATTGGAAAACATCACCGACCCCTGGAGCCAGAGAAGCCAGCAGGTCAAGCCCATCTTCGACAAGACCCAGTACTCCCAGGAGCGCCAGGCTGCCTTCCACTTCAGGCAGACTCTGCCCAAGTACCTGCTTTTTAGCAACACTGGAAAAAGTGTGTTGGGTCGCAGCCACAGCTACCTCCTGCATGTCCCCTCCATGGCTGAGCAAATGCTGCCCCCGGGCTGGCAGAACTCACCAGCTTTCTTGTGGCCCAG GTACCAGCTGGCAGTGACTAAGTACCAGGAGTCTGAACGGTTCCACAGTAGCCTTTACAACCAGAACCATCACTGGGCTTACCCTATGGTCTTTGAGAACTTCattcacaacaatgaaaacatCGAAGATGAG GACTTGGTGGCCTGGGTGACAGTCGGCCTCTCAAACAACCTCCATTCTGAGATTGCCCCCAGCACGGCTACGCTGGGGAACGCTGCAGGATTCTTGCTCCAGCCATTTGATTTGTACAACAACTTCCAGAGATATACAG CCTCTCCGACTCGTGCCCAGTGTGTGTGCTGA